From one Acinonyx jubatus isolate Ajub_Pintada_27869175 chromosome B1, VMU_Ajub_asm_v1.0, whole genome shotgun sequence genomic stretch:
- the LOC106973114 gene encoding ATP synthase membrane subunit K, mitochondrial-like gives MEIMAGPETDAQFQFTGMKKYFSSYTLTGRMNCVLATYGGIALMVLYFKLRSKKTPAVKAT, from the coding sequence ATGGAAATCATGGCAGGTCCAGAAACTGATGCCCAATTCCAATTCACTGGTATGAAAAAATACTTCAGCTCTTACACTCTCACAGGTAGAATGAACTGTGTACTGGCCACATATGGAGGCATCGCTTTGATGGTCTTGTACTTCAAGTTAAGGTCTAAAAAAACACCAGCTGTGAAAGCAACATAA